A DNA window from Coffea eugenioides isolate CCC68of unplaced genomic scaffold, Ceug_1.0 ScVebR1_202;HRSCAF=824, whole genome shotgun sequence contains the following coding sequences:
- the LOC113756169 gene encoding uncharacterized protein LOC113756169: MHSRKNWDKASSSSASDQFINTVKGSNGSETGNSIYEGNEKYYSGDNIVRCYCQEQCRIVTAWTEANPSRRFHGCRNYGKRGACRFFLWYDPPIPQKMKNIMGALLRDLRSVERENAALLIEMNKLKAKVKILFIICICFGVLLVFVLGGKERKKQGLLELKMLQ; the protein is encoded by the exons ATGCATTCGAGAAAGAATTGGGACAAAGCATCCTCAAGCTCAGCCAGTGATCAATTTATTAACACCGTCAAAGGATCAAATGGTTCAGAAACAGGAAACTCGATTTATGAAGGAAACGAGAAATACTACAGTGGAGACAACATCGTGCGATGCTATTGCCAAGAACAATGCCGAATTGTGACTGCTTGGACAGAGGCAAATCCATCAAGAAGGTTTCATGGTTGCAGAAATTATGGG AAACGTGGTGCTTGCAGATTTTTTTTGTGGTATGATCCACCCATACCCCAAAAGATGAAAAATATAATGGGTGCACTTTTAAGGGACCTGAGAAGTGTTGAGAGAGAAAACGCAGCATTATTGATTGAAATGAACAAGTTGAAggcaaaagtgaaaatattgttTATAATTTGTATCTGTTTTGGCGTTTTACTTGTTTTTGTACTTGGAGGCaaggaaaggaagaaacaagGTTTGCTGGAATTGAAGATGTTGCAGTAG